In a single window of the Drosophila albomicans strain 15112-1751.03 chromosome 3, ASM965048v2, whole genome shotgun sequence genome:
- the LOC117570067 gene encoding presequence protease, mitochondrial-like isoform X1: MIRHIKYLKSVQRPLVRILHIKSPLQNATSVERVVSSANTTKEIESSMPYIIDGQKYNYKEGNIYQGFLCERVEPIADFGLMSCTLRHLGTGTEFWHLDSHDIQNVFSIHFRTKPFDSTGLPHVLEHLVLCGSENLPVRDLFYKMIIRSVANFMNAMTGPDYTMYPFSTKNEADFRNLQKVYLDAVFRPNLFFMDFLQEGWRLEHQDLHNPKSDIVIKGVVYNEMIGSYADNSRFFKQKMLNYILPNTYGHIAPGTQLEIPKLKLEEIVNYHNKYYHPSNARIFSYGSFDLEKTLELIDKEYLSHYDRIDTSFSRIPSEDRWSQPRCASIQGRPDSSISLDHQNRVGIALLMCDITDIQESFEVKILSELLIRSPNSPFHKSMIDPNFSGGFTKWTGYLPNCKDTYFNVGLQDVANNDVEIFEELFDNTVHKVIMEGFDSKLVEAILCTQELLRKQQSECKRLLYRSTVLWNHDGDVVANLKISELFEKLQTKLKDNPNYFEQKLEKYFINNKHKLTLIMRPNAVHEIERRQAEAKLIRKKLKETNDAEFKKIYKNGLKLEALQQAPDNINVLPCLSINDVQKPIPRPQIKEITLRGVPTLISHEPIAGITYLKCMFNTTGLSLNDAMLLPLFCNVFSEMGSSNHDYRQFDNIIRSKMARLECTAKIVENVTDSKTYRLGLLMKAFALDKNVWDMFQLCEEILLNFQLEDIDRLKMLVTNYITKLTLDVAKLGHLHVMTASSALVTNAAQLKSLLSGVDHIDYMKKYVKENSIEAIRDSLKSIGSKVFSRSNLRVAINTSENNVFKILGDYERFLTHLPILEHNIEAKEIFLLEPSFRYHNLDMPLSFCAKTFFAVPYAHEDHPALRVLAKFLTSKYLWPVVREKNGAYGAGARIGFDGLFNVHSYRDPNASNTMKVFDKTYEWLQAHRYKLDEQAVFEAKLAVLQLVDWPISPGEVSLDSFVLGASYDIYLQYRSRVLAVTVDQVQNVIEKYFRDEPKHFGKCILGPKSDEIEV, from the exons ATGATTAGACATATCAAATATCTCAAGTCGGTGCAGCGCCCTTTGGTAAGGATACTACACATTAAATCTCCGTTACAAAATGCCACATCTGTAGAGCGTGTTGTCAGCAGCGCCAACACAACGAAAGAAATCGAAAGCAGTATGCCTTATATAATAGATGGacagaaatataattataaagaaGGAAACATATACCAAGGATTCCTTTGTGAACGTGTTGAACCCATCGCGGACTTTGGACTCATGTCGTGCACCTTGAGACATCTTGGCACAGGCACGGAGTTTTGGCATCTCGATAGCCAcgatattcaaaatgtattttcaattcattttcgCACTAAACCGTTCGATTCAACGGGCCTGCCGCATGTTTTGGAGCACCTCGTCTTGTGTGGATCAGAAAATTTACCTGTTCGGGATCTCTTTTACAAAATGATAATTCGATCAGTTGCTAATTTTATGAATGCAATGACTGGACCAGATTACACAATGTATCCATTTTCAACTAAGAACGAGGCCGACTTCAGGAACCTGCAGAAGGTTTATTTGGATGCGGTATTTag ACCGAACTTGTTCTTTATGGATTTTCTGCAAGAAGGTTGGCGTCTGGAGCACCAGGACTTACATAACCCCAAGTCAGATATAGTTATCAAGGGCGTAGTCTATAACGAAATGATAGGATCTTATGCGGATAACTCCAGGTTTTTCAAACAGAAAATGCTTAATTACATTCTGCCTAACACCTATGGGCACATTGCGCCGGGCACTCAACTGGAAATCCCAAAGTTAAAACTCGAAGAAATAGTTAATTACCATAACAAATATTATCATCCAAGTAATGCACGCATCTTTTCCTATGGCTCTTTTGATTTAGAGAAGACACTTGAATTGATCGATAAGGAATATTTATCCCATTATGATCGTATAGATACATCTTTCAGTCGCATACCTTCAGAGGATCGTTGGTCTCAACCACGTTGTGCCTCCATTCAGGGTAGACCAGACTCTAGTATCAGTTTGGACCATCAGAACCGAGTAGGAATCGCCTTGCTGATGTGTGATATAACCGACATTCAAGAGAGCTTTGAAGTTAAAATACTTTCGGAATTATTGATTCGCAGTCCCAACTCTCCATTCCACAAGAGCATGATAGATCCTAACTTCTCTGGAGGTTTCACCAAATGGACTGGATATTTGCCAAATTGTAAGGATACTTATTTCAATGTGGGCTTGCAAGATGTTGCGAATAATGATGTGGAAATATTTGAAGAACTCTTTGACAATACAGTGCATAAGGTTATTATGGAAGGCTTTGATTCGAAGCTTGTTGAAGCTATTCTTTGTACTCAAGAGCTACTCCGAAAACAGCAAAGTGAATGTAAGCGCTTGCTATATAGATCCACAGTATTGTGGAATCATGATGGTGATGTGGTCGCAAACTTAAAAATCTCCGAATTGtttgaaaaattgcaaaccAAATTAAAGGACAATCCTAACTATTTCGAACAGAAActggaaaaatattttattaataataagcaTAAGCTAACGCTAATCATGCGTCCAAACGCGGTTCATGAAATTGAGAGACGTCAAGCTGAAGCGAAACTAATTCGTAAAAAACTGAAGGAAACTAACGACGCAGAGtttaaaaagatttataaAAACGGCCTAAAACTCGAGGCCTTACAGCAAGCACCAGATAATATAAATGTGTTGCCGTGTTTATCAATAAACGACGTTCAAAAACCGATTCCGCGGCCTCAAATAAAAGAGATAACCCTTCGAGGTGTTCCCACATTGATCAGCCATGAGCCCATAGCCGGGATAACCTACCTCAAGTGTATGTTCAATACCACTGGACTAAGTCTGAACGATGCGATGCTCTTGCCATTATTCTGTAACGTGTTTAGCGAAATGGGATCTTCCAATCACGACTATCGCCAATTCGACAATATAATTCGTTCAAAAATGGCACGTTTAGAGTGTACGGCTAAAATCGTAGAGAACGTAACAGATAGTAAGACATATCGCCTGGGACTCTTAATGAAGGCTTTTGCCCTCGACAAGAACGTGTGGGACATGTTTCAACTCTGTGAAGAAATTCTGCTCAACTTTCAGCTGGAGGATATTGATCGGCTCAAGATGCTtgtaacaaattatattaccAAGTTAACACTAGACGTTGCAAAATTGGGACATTTACATGTCATGACTGCTTCCTCTGCATTGGTAACCAACGCAGCCCAATTGAAGTCATTATTATCAGGAGTTGACCACATAGACTATATGAAGAAGTATGTCAAGGAGAATAGCATTGAGGCCATTCGAGATAGTCTAAAGAGTATTGGATCTAAGGTCTTTAGCAGAAGTAATTTGCGTGTTGCAATTAATACATCAGAAAATaatgtattcaaaattttggGCGACTATGAAAGATTTTTAACCCACTTACCTATACTAGAGCATAATATTGAAGCCAAGGAGATATTCTTGCTGGAACCATCTTTCCGCTACCACAATTTAGATATGCCATTAAGCTTCTGCGCAAAGACTTTCTTTGCAGTTCCTTATGCGCATGAGGATCATCCTGCTCTACGAGTATTGGCAAAATTCCTCACTTCCAAGTATTTGTGGCCTGTGGTGCGGGAGAAAAACGGAGCTTACGGTGCTGGCGCCAGGATAGGATTTGATGGTCTCTTTAATGTTCACAGCTATCGTGATCCTAACGCATCGAACACAATGAAGGTATTCGATAAGACGTATGAGTGGCTGCAAGCCCACCGATACAAGCTTGATGAGCAAGCTGTCTTTGAGGCTAAACTTGCCGTTTTACAACTCGTAGATTGGCCCATTAGTCCAGGGGAAGTCAGCTTAGATAGCTTCGTTTTGGGTGCCTCGtatgatatttatttgcaatatcGCAGTCGTGTATTGGCTGTAACTGTAGACCAAGTACAGAATGTTATTGAGAAATACTTTAGGGACGAACCGAAACACTTtggaaaatgcattttagGGCCAAAATCAGATGAGATTGAagtttaa
- the LOC117570067 gene encoding presequence protease, mitochondrial-like isoform X2, whose translation MPYIIDGQKYNYKEGNIYQGFLCERVEPIADFGLMSCTLRHLGTGTEFWHLDSHDIQNVFSIHFRTKPFDSTGLPHVLEHLVLCGSENLPVRDLFYKMIIRSVANFMNAMTGPDYTMYPFSTKNEADFRNLQKVYLDAVFRPNLFFMDFLQEGWRLEHQDLHNPKSDIVIKGVVYNEMIGSYADNSRFFKQKMLNYILPNTYGHIAPGTQLEIPKLKLEEIVNYHNKYYHPSNARIFSYGSFDLEKTLELIDKEYLSHYDRIDTSFSRIPSEDRWSQPRCASIQGRPDSSISLDHQNRVGIALLMCDITDIQESFEVKILSELLIRSPNSPFHKSMIDPNFSGGFTKWTGYLPNCKDTYFNVGLQDVANNDVEIFEELFDNTVHKVIMEGFDSKLVEAILCTQELLRKQQSECKRLLYRSTVLWNHDGDVVANLKISELFEKLQTKLKDNPNYFEQKLEKYFINNKHKLTLIMRPNAVHEIERRQAEAKLIRKKLKETNDAEFKKIYKNGLKLEALQQAPDNINVLPCLSINDVQKPIPRPQIKEITLRGVPTLISHEPIAGITYLKCMFNTTGLSLNDAMLLPLFCNVFSEMGSSNHDYRQFDNIIRSKMARLECTAKIVENVTDSKTYRLGLLMKAFALDKNVWDMFQLCEEILLNFQLEDIDRLKMLVTNYITKLTLDVAKLGHLHVMTASSALVTNAAQLKSLLSGVDHIDYMKKYVKENSIEAIRDSLKSIGSKVFSRSNLRVAINTSENNVFKILGDYERFLTHLPILEHNIEAKEIFLLEPSFRYHNLDMPLSFCAKTFFAVPYAHEDHPALRVLAKFLTSKYLWPVVREKNGAYGAGARIGFDGLFNVHSYRDPNASNTMKVFDKTYEWLQAHRYKLDEQAVFEAKLAVLQLVDWPISPGEVSLDSFVLGASYDIYLQYRSRVLAVTVDQVQNVIEKYFRDEPKHFGKCILGPKSDEIEV comes from the exons ATGCCTTATATAATAGATGGacagaaatataattataaagaaGGAAACATATACCAAGGATTCCTTTGTGAACGTGTTGAACCCATCGCGGACTTTGGACTCATGTCGTGCACCTTGAGACATCTTGGCACAGGCACGGAGTTTTGGCATCTCGATAGCCAcgatattcaaaatgtattttcaattcattttcgCACTAAACCGTTCGATTCAACGGGCCTGCCGCATGTTTTGGAGCACCTCGTCTTGTGTGGATCAGAAAATTTACCTGTTCGGGATCTCTTTTACAAAATGATAATTCGATCAGTTGCTAATTTTATGAATGCAATGACTGGACCAGATTACACAATGTATCCATTTTCAACTAAGAACGAGGCCGACTTCAGGAACCTGCAGAAGGTTTATTTGGATGCGGTATTTag ACCGAACTTGTTCTTTATGGATTTTCTGCAAGAAGGTTGGCGTCTGGAGCACCAGGACTTACATAACCCCAAGTCAGATATAGTTATCAAGGGCGTAGTCTATAACGAAATGATAGGATCTTATGCGGATAACTCCAGGTTTTTCAAACAGAAAATGCTTAATTACATTCTGCCTAACACCTATGGGCACATTGCGCCGGGCACTCAACTGGAAATCCCAAAGTTAAAACTCGAAGAAATAGTTAATTACCATAACAAATATTATCATCCAAGTAATGCACGCATCTTTTCCTATGGCTCTTTTGATTTAGAGAAGACACTTGAATTGATCGATAAGGAATATTTATCCCATTATGATCGTATAGATACATCTTTCAGTCGCATACCTTCAGAGGATCGTTGGTCTCAACCACGTTGTGCCTCCATTCAGGGTAGACCAGACTCTAGTATCAGTTTGGACCATCAGAACCGAGTAGGAATCGCCTTGCTGATGTGTGATATAACCGACATTCAAGAGAGCTTTGAAGTTAAAATACTTTCGGAATTATTGATTCGCAGTCCCAACTCTCCATTCCACAAGAGCATGATAGATCCTAACTTCTCTGGAGGTTTCACCAAATGGACTGGATATTTGCCAAATTGTAAGGATACTTATTTCAATGTGGGCTTGCAAGATGTTGCGAATAATGATGTGGAAATATTTGAAGAACTCTTTGACAATACAGTGCATAAGGTTATTATGGAAGGCTTTGATTCGAAGCTTGTTGAAGCTATTCTTTGTACTCAAGAGCTACTCCGAAAACAGCAAAGTGAATGTAAGCGCTTGCTATATAGATCCACAGTATTGTGGAATCATGATGGTGATGTGGTCGCAAACTTAAAAATCTCCGAATTGtttgaaaaattgcaaaccAAATTAAAGGACAATCCTAACTATTTCGAACAGAAActggaaaaatattttattaataataagcaTAAGCTAACGCTAATCATGCGTCCAAACGCGGTTCATGAAATTGAGAGACGTCAAGCTGAAGCGAAACTAATTCGTAAAAAACTGAAGGAAACTAACGACGCAGAGtttaaaaagatttataaAAACGGCCTAAAACTCGAGGCCTTACAGCAAGCACCAGATAATATAAATGTGTTGCCGTGTTTATCAATAAACGACGTTCAAAAACCGATTCCGCGGCCTCAAATAAAAGAGATAACCCTTCGAGGTGTTCCCACATTGATCAGCCATGAGCCCATAGCCGGGATAACCTACCTCAAGTGTATGTTCAATACCACTGGACTAAGTCTGAACGATGCGATGCTCTTGCCATTATTCTGTAACGTGTTTAGCGAAATGGGATCTTCCAATCACGACTATCGCCAATTCGACAATATAATTCGTTCAAAAATGGCACGTTTAGAGTGTACGGCTAAAATCGTAGAGAACGTAACAGATAGTAAGACATATCGCCTGGGACTCTTAATGAAGGCTTTTGCCCTCGACAAGAACGTGTGGGACATGTTTCAACTCTGTGAAGAAATTCTGCTCAACTTTCAGCTGGAGGATATTGATCGGCTCAAGATGCTtgtaacaaattatattaccAAGTTAACACTAGACGTTGCAAAATTGGGACATTTACATGTCATGACTGCTTCCTCTGCATTGGTAACCAACGCAGCCCAATTGAAGTCATTATTATCAGGAGTTGACCACATAGACTATATGAAGAAGTATGTCAAGGAGAATAGCATTGAGGCCATTCGAGATAGTCTAAAGAGTATTGGATCTAAGGTCTTTAGCAGAAGTAATTTGCGTGTTGCAATTAATACATCAGAAAATaatgtattcaaaattttggGCGACTATGAAAGATTTTTAACCCACTTACCTATACTAGAGCATAATATTGAAGCCAAGGAGATATTCTTGCTGGAACCATCTTTCCGCTACCACAATTTAGATATGCCATTAAGCTTCTGCGCAAAGACTTTCTTTGCAGTTCCTTATGCGCATGAGGATCATCCTGCTCTACGAGTATTGGCAAAATTCCTCACTTCCAAGTATTTGTGGCCTGTGGTGCGGGAGAAAAACGGAGCTTACGGTGCTGGCGCCAGGATAGGATTTGATGGTCTCTTTAATGTTCACAGCTATCGTGATCCTAACGCATCGAACACAATGAAGGTATTCGATAAGACGTATGAGTGGCTGCAAGCCCACCGATACAAGCTTGATGAGCAAGCTGTCTTTGAGGCTAAACTTGCCGTTTTACAACTCGTAGATTGGCCCATTAGTCCAGGGGAAGTCAGCTTAGATAGCTTCGTTTTGGGTGCCTCGtatgatatttatttgcaatatcGCAGTCGTGTATTGGCTGTAACTGTAGACCAAGTACAGAATGTTATTGAGAAATACTTTAGGGACGAACCGAAACACTTtggaaaatgcattttagGGCCAAAATCAGATGAGATTGAagtttaa